A genomic stretch from Actinomadura rubteroloni includes:
- a CDS encoding helix-turn-helix transcriptional regulator codes for MPKTSARLLALLSLLQARRDWPGALLAERLEVSPRTVRRDVDRLRELGYPIAAVKGPDGGYRLGAGAELPPLLFDDEQAVALAVALQIAATAGAGIEEAAARALTTVRQVMPARLRHRVDTVRVTAVARPAAGTEPQVDSGVLVALSAAVHAREVLRFAYARAREPRRVEPHHLVTWGGRWYLVAFDLDRDDWRTFRVDRIVPSIPTGPRFRPRELPGGNVAAFVADRFSGGSGGWPCTGEVILESPAAEVSPFVRDGMVEELGPDRCRLVLGSWSWPGLAAAVGRFDADFTIVGPPELRAACARMARRYAGASGTDER; via the coding sequence ATGCCGAAGACTTCCGCGCGGCTGCTGGCGCTGCTCTCGTTGTTGCAGGCCCGCCGGGACTGGCCGGGCGCCCTCCTGGCCGAACGGCTGGAGGTCAGCCCGCGCACCGTTCGCCGCGACGTCGACCGGCTGCGCGAACTGGGCTATCCGATCGCGGCCGTGAAAGGCCCGGACGGCGGTTACCGGCTCGGCGCGGGCGCGGAGCTGCCGCCGCTCCTTTTCGACGACGAGCAGGCCGTCGCCCTGGCCGTCGCTCTGCAGATCGCCGCGACCGCGGGGGCGGGAATCGAGGAGGCGGCGGCGCGGGCGCTGACCACCGTCCGGCAGGTCATGCCCGCGCGGCTGCGCCACCGCGTCGACACCGTCCGGGTCACCGCCGTCGCGCGGCCCGCGGCCGGGACGGAACCGCAGGTCGACAGCGGTGTGCTCGTCGCGCTCAGCGCCGCCGTCCACGCCCGCGAGGTGCTGCGCTTCGCCTACGCGAGGGCTCGTGAGCCGCGCCGCGTCGAACCTCATCATCTGGTGACGTGGGGCGGACGCTGGTATCTCGTGGCGTTCGATCTCGACCGGGACGACTGGCGGACTTTCCGCGTGGACCGGATCGTCCCGAGCATTCCGACCGGGCCTCGGTTCCGGCCCCGGGAACTGCCCGGCGGAAATGTCGCGGCGTTCGTCGCCGACCGGTTCTCGGGCGGTTCCGGCGGGTGGCCCTGCACCGGCGAGGTCATCCTCGAATCGCCCGCCGCCGAGGTGTCGCCGTTCGTCCGCGACGGAATGGTCGAGGAACTCGGGCCGGACCGGTGCCGGCTCGTCCTCGGATCGTGGTCGTGGCCCGGCCTCGCCGCCGCCGTCGGCCGGTTCGACGCCGATTTCACGATCGTCGGGCCGCCGGAACTCCGCGCCGCCTGCGCGCGCATGGCCCGCCGTTATGCCGGGGCCTCCGGAACCGATGAGCGGTGA
- a CDS encoding type 2 periplasmic-binding domain-containing protein — protein sequence MSVRDETERVLRAWDAFERASGGEPVIDFDCRPGERAAPLDRAEVRRRLRALRPDAEGEVAERIDADLAYLDALLGERPPLDAYVRATQGCGAHGWDDDRLDVVRQQARSALEVVGVAWGPAAHRELRELEEPLDVLAAPGAIRDAVAELEPLVRAATGSTADYRLSIEAVAVDAYWAYWLDGAGRDVRLRLNLPQVEFTRVGARQFALHEVLGHGLQSASLSERAGNGDVPWVRLLSVHALYQVALEGLAQAWPLFLLPDDAPLIARVRFDHYVQLVRARAHVRVNAGMSIDDVADDMRA from the coding sequence GTGAGCGTGCGGGACGAGACCGAGCGCGTCCTGCGGGCGTGGGACGCGTTCGAGCGGGCCTCCGGCGGCGAGCCGGTGATCGACTTCGACTGCCGGCCGGGGGAGCGGGCGGCGCCGCTGGACCGGGCCGAGGTCCGGCGGCGGCTGCGGGCGCTGCGCCCGGACGCCGAGGGCGAGGTCGCCGAGCGCATCGACGCCGACCTCGCCTATCTCGACGCGCTGCTCGGCGAGCGGCCGCCGCTGGACGCCTACGTCCGCGCGACGCAGGGCTGCGGCGCCCACGGCTGGGACGACGACCGTCTCGACGTCGTGCGGCAGCAGGCGCGGAGCGCGCTGGAGGTGGTCGGCGTCGCGTGGGGCCCGGCCGCGCACCGGGAGCTGCGCGAGCTGGAGGAGCCGCTGGACGTCCTGGCCGCCCCCGGCGCGATCCGCGACGCCGTCGCCGAGCTGGAACCGCTCGTCCGCGCCGCGACCGGGAGCACCGCCGACTACCGGCTGAGCATCGAGGCCGTCGCCGTCGACGCGTACTGGGCGTACTGGCTGGACGGCGCGGGACGGGACGTCCGGCTGCGCCTCAACCTGCCGCAGGTCGAGTTCACCCGCGTCGGCGCGCGGCAGTTCGCGCTGCACGAGGTGCTCGGCCACGGGTTGCAGAGCGCGAGCCTGTCCGAGCGGGCCGGCAACGGGGACGTCCCGTGGGTGCGCCTGCTGTCGGTGCACGCGCTGTACCAGGTGGCGTTGGAGGGCCTGGCGCAGGCGTGGCCGCTGTTCCTGTTGCCCGACGACGCGCCGCTCATCGCCCGCGTCCGGTTCGATCATTATGTGCAGCTTGTCAGGGCAAGGGCGCACGTGCGGGTCAATGCTGGAATGTCTATTGACGACGTCGCCGACGACATGCGCGCCTAG
- a CDS encoding DUF485 domain-containing protein — MADDERFRALRRRYRRHALTIVGTFLGWYLLYVLLSAFARGFMAGKVFGDVNVALVLGILQFVSTFALAWWYTAYARRALDPLAAELRREAESADVAPLGVDPGDRRVAPRGGRHAKGREPVGLARHPVPDGAVPEQRARRTAPDQQRSRDGGWTGPIRTDPGWLR; from the coding sequence ATGGCGGACGACGAACGGTTCAGAGCGTTGCGGCGCAGGTACCGCCGCCACGCCCTCACGATCGTCGGGACGTTCCTCGGCTGGTACCTGCTCTACGTGCTGCTGTCGGCGTTCGCCCGCGGATTCATGGCGGGCAAGGTGTTCGGGGACGTCAACGTGGCGCTCGTCCTCGGCATCCTCCAGTTCGTCTCGACGTTCGCGCTGGCCTGGTGGTACACGGCGTACGCGCGCCGCGCCCTGGACCCGCTGGCCGCCGAGCTGCGCCGCGAGGCCGAGTCCGCCGACGTCGCGCCGCTCGGCGTCGACCCCGGCGACCGGCGGGTCGCGCCGCGCGGCGGACGGCACGCCAAGGGCCGCGAGCCCGTCGGCCTGGCCCGCCACCCCGTCCCGGACGGGGCGGTCCCCGAGCAGCGCGCCCGCCGCACCGCGCCCGACCAGCAGCGCTCCCGCGACGGCGGCTGGACCGGCCCGATCCGCACCGACCCGGGCTGGCTGCGGTGA
- a CDS encoding class I SAM-dependent methyltransferase, which translates to MDLRTRWTPAAVALGLVADGLWRRSRAARLNVLPPPAPTDDAQADEDAGDFRFVTAAGVDVDPATRAAALAHAAREGLDVLELVPAGLDTARALELLRRLDPASYRAARLARGETAGHAVLVRERVLRRARADDVLDRPGGLSPAELDALAVKLKRHAPTTTDLAVAPDLAARPAAAFTPRDRRAVLRTRWHLDLPTHLTTVLGGFAAAALFAARRPRPAAAVLAAACAQPYLATARTPLRPRDRGRFALLRPVAAPARWAQVALAREEADPDLPRLRARYRDDLALGVERFLEAPRTDCPWCGAHSPRPYITSLDYQQRKPGTFRLDRCTSCGHVFQNPRLNEDGLEFYYRDYYDGIGEAEVERGFQLSGEHYRARAGMLRGRAVPRAWLDVGGGHGHFCNAARDIWPDTRFDALDFGSGIIEAERRGWVDLAHYGQFRNLADKLVGSYDVVSMHHYLEHTLDPLAELDAAARVLPAGGHLLIEVPDPESPVARLAKRWWHNWFQPQHLHFIPVDNLVEALAARGLRTVAVDRGTAHQHIDLLMVVMLMLNRVAPVHPDRPWAPPGRRLPRVAARVALTLAGTPLMVVAGTADQLARPLVHRFGGANTYRVLARKEDVTEA; encoded by the coding sequence ATGGATCTGAGGACCCGGTGGACGCCGGCGGCCGTGGCTCTCGGCCTCGTCGCGGACGGCCTGTGGCGCCGTTCGCGCGCGGCCCGGCTGAACGTCCTCCCGCCCCCCGCCCCGACCGATGACGCGCAGGCTGACGAGGACGCCGGTGACTTCCGGTTCGTCACCGCCGCCGGCGTCGACGTCGACCCCGCCACCCGCGCCGCCGCGCTCGCCCACGCGGCCCGGGAAGGGCTCGACGTGCTGGAACTCGTCCCGGCGGGCCTGGACACGGCCCGCGCCCTGGAACTCCTGCGGCGGCTCGACCCCGCGTCCTACCGGGCCGCACGGCTCGCGCGCGGGGAGACCGCCGGGCACGCCGTCCTCGTCCGCGAGCGCGTGCTGCGCCGCGCCCGCGCGGACGACGTGCTCGACCGCCCAGGCGGCCTGTCACCGGCCGAGCTGGACGCCCTCGCCGTCAAGCTCAAGCGGCACGCTCCCACGACCACCGACCTCGCCGTCGCGCCGGACCTGGCGGCACGGCCGGCGGCGGCGTTCACCCCGCGCGACCGGCGCGCCGTCCTGCGGACGCGCTGGCACCTCGACCTCCCCACCCATCTGACGACCGTGCTCGGCGGTTTCGCGGCGGCGGCGCTGTTCGCGGCGCGCCGGCCCCGGCCCGCGGCGGCGGTGCTCGCGGCGGCGTGCGCGCAGCCCTACCTCGCGACGGCGCGCACGCCGCTGCGTCCGCGCGACCGAGGCCGCTTCGCGCTGCTGCGCCCCGTCGCGGCCCCGGCGCGCTGGGCGCAGGTCGCCCTCGCGCGCGAGGAGGCGGACCCGGACCTCCCCCGCCTCCGCGCCCGGTACCGCGACGACCTCGCGCTCGGCGTGGAGCGTTTCCTCGAAGCACCCCGCACCGACTGTCCGTGGTGCGGTGCCCACTCTCCGCGTCCATACATCACCAGCCTCGACTACCAGCAGCGCAAGCCGGGGACGTTCCGGCTCGACCGCTGCACCTCCTGCGGACACGTCTTCCAGAACCCGCGCCTCAACGAGGACGGCCTGGAGTTCTACTACCGGGACTACTACGACGGGATCGGCGAGGCGGAGGTCGAGCGCGGGTTCCAGCTCAGCGGCGAGCACTACCGGGCGCGAGCCGGGATGCTCCGGGGGCGCGCGGTCCCCCGGGCGTGGCTCGACGTGGGCGGCGGTCACGGGCACTTCTGCAACGCCGCCCGCGACATCTGGCCGGACACCCGCTTCGACGCCCTCGACTTCGGGTCGGGGATCATCGAGGCCGAGCGCCGCGGCTGGGTCGACCTCGCCCACTACGGCCAGTTCCGGAACCTGGCCGACAAGCTGGTCGGCTCCTACGACGTCGTCAGCATGCACCACTACCTGGAACACACCCTCGATCCGCTCGCCGAACTCGACGCGGCGGCCCGGGTGCTGCCCGCCGGAGGACATCTGCTCATCGAGGTGCCCGACCCCGAATCGCCCGTCGCCCGGCTGGCGAAACGATGGTGGCACAACTGGTTCCAGCCGCAGCACCTCCACTTCATTCCTGTGGATAACCTCGTCGAGGCGCTGGCGGCGCGGGGGCTGCGGACGGTCGCCGTCGACCGCGGCACGGCGCACCAGCACATCGACCTGCTCATGGTCGTCATGCTGATGCTGAACCGTGTCGCGCCCGTCCACCCGGACCGGCCGTGGGCGCCGCCGGGCCGCCGCCTCCCGCGCGTCGCGGCGCGGGTCGCCCTGACGCTCGCCGGGACGCCGCTGATGGTCGTGGCGGGCACGGCGGACCAGCTCGCGCGGCCGCTCGTCCACCGCTTCGGCGGCGCGAACACCTACCGCGTCCTCGCCCGCAAGGAGGACGTCACCGAGGCGTGA
- a CDS encoding SMP-30/gluconolactonase/LRE family protein, with protein MDKVKVLLDGRGLVESPRWHEGRLYFSDWSSGEVIAVDLAGRDEVVARVDSLPLCTAWLPDGDLLIVSSREGKLLRRSSDGSLTVHADLGEPGWNDIVVDDRGNAYVNRLGFDLATGEPPKPGFVHLATPDGRVRRVADGIEFPNGMAVTADGSTLIVADSYAHRLVAFDIEPDGGLSGRRVWADLGDGTPDGICIDAANAVWYADVPNQRCVRVAEGGAVRQTIDLDRGGFACVLGGPEKRTLFIVAAQWAGFSGPSGPVPPGTGQVLAVEVDVPGAGRP; from the coding sequence GTGGACAAGGTGAAAGTGCTGCTCGACGGGCGCGGGCTGGTGGAATCGCCGCGCTGGCACGAGGGCAGGCTGTATTTCTCGGACTGGTCGTCCGGCGAGGTCATCGCGGTCGACCTCGCCGGGCGCGATGAAGTGGTCGCACGCGTCGATTCGCTGCCCCTCTGCACGGCGTGGCTGCCGGACGGCGATCTGCTCATCGTCTCGTCGCGCGAGGGAAAGCTGCTGCGCCGGAGTTCCGACGGCTCGCTCACCGTCCACGCCGACCTCGGCGAACCGGGGTGGAACGACATCGTCGTGGACGATCGCGGAAACGCCTACGTCAACCGCCTCGGTTTCGACCTGGCGACGGGCGAGCCGCCCAAGCCGGGATTCGTCCACCTGGCCACGCCCGACGGCAGGGTGCGCCGGGTCGCGGACGGCATCGAGTTCCCCAACGGAATGGCGGTGACGGCCGACGGTTCGACGCTGATCGTCGCCGATTCCTACGCCCACCGGCTCGTCGCGTTCGACATCGAACCGGACGGCGGGCTCTCCGGCCGGCGCGTCTGGGCCGACCTCGGCGACGGCACTCCGGACGGCATCTGCATCGACGCCGCGAACGCCGTCTGGTACGCCGACGTGCCGAATCAACGCTGCGTCCGGGTGGCCGAAGGCGGCGCAGTCCGGCAGACGATCGACTTGGACCGGGGCGGTTTCGCGTGCGTTCTCGGCGGCCCCGAGAAAAGGACGCTGTTCATCGTGGCCGCGCAATGGGCGGGCTTTTCCGGCCCGTCCGGTCCCGTCCCGCCGGGCACCGGGCAGGTCCTCGCGGTGGAGGTGGACGTGCCGGGCGCGGGCCGTCCCTAG
- a CDS encoding DinB family protein gives MGTNETTELDELLDALAMHRGLLRRTVRDITDEQAVLRPTASELSLGGIIKHVANTEERWVRFVVEGPDALDASAAWADDFRLLDGETLAGVLARYDEVAAATEKVFRSLPDLGASQPLPKAPWFPPGARRSARRVLVHLVAETSQHAGHADIIRESIDGAKSMG, from the coding sequence ATGGGAACGAACGAGACGACCGAGCTGGACGAACTCCTCGACGCGCTGGCCATGCACCGGGGCCTGCTGCGCCGGACGGTCCGCGACATCACCGACGAGCAGGCCGTCCTGCGCCCCACGGCCAGCGAACTGAGCCTCGGCGGCATCATCAAGCACGTCGCCAACACCGAGGAACGCTGGGTCCGCTTCGTCGTCGAGGGCCCGGACGCGCTGGACGCCTCCGCCGCCTGGGCCGACGACTTCCGGCTCCTGGACGGCGAGACGCTCGCGGGCGTCCTGGCCCGCTACGACGAGGTGGCCGCCGCCACGGAGAAGGTCTTCCGCTCCCTGCCGGACCTCGGCGCCTCCCAGCCACTGCCCAAGGCCCCGTGGTTCCCGCCCGGCGCACGCCGCTCGGCACGCCGGGTCCTCGTCCACCTGGTCGCCGAGACGTCCCAGCACGCCGGCCACGCCGACATCATCCGCGAGTCGATCGACGGAGCAAAAAGCATGGGCTGA
- a CDS encoding FG-GAP-like repeat-containing protein — MRMRSTGALLVALALLGLPAAAAGGGYPDDPSYAPLEGGGACSKVAGNEQHGLYSFMPRCTPNAKDPENASGMSVDKAWRDYTTGSPAVTIAYVEAGINWHGDDVAELADKVFLNTGELPKPQGSSTYDKDGDGAVTAADYGDDPRVKDSNGNKRIDPEDLIVAFSNGKDDDENGFVDDISGWDFYDRQNDPATYDATYGHANDQMRKAAAQTNNATAGAGICPRCRVLPVRAGQEALDRTDDLAQAWLYAAHMGAKVIVSTTADLGYSSYMRQTVEKLWREGVVMVEASNDFDSTDHQGGMFWPHVVPGNGLVANTTGSIPDPLANPLTTTYRTRSGQTSFGAKSMFSVSTQGGSTSESTPTTGGVFGLLLSYGLQIGHPLTNEEAIQVLRATASDIDDPSLGWPGKPGWDRQYGYGRPNVAKALAAIKAGAVPPVGSITSPDWYALYDPSQTDKVDVSGYVAAPRSPNYRYELQWAPGIEPGDKAYATAGSGSGTAPHDGRIGTLDLSSVPESVWKKAYGLSSDKALSSTEQYTVTLRLRVWDAAGRMSEERRAIAVHHDPALRPGFPMKLGIGNESQPALADLTGTGRQAIVYGDGDGRVHARDGETGRELPGWPAATLPTVPQHAYPGIDPGHEPIVAPVAVGDLFHDGRQEVVVTSTTGRTYAFSASGRLLPGWPKTLDTGVTAPPIPRPALRYTRLPARGATASPLLADLDGDGRLDIVQGGWDGRLHAWRPDGSSLPGWPVRVTLDAPPPSGYVRINDQKLPGMPALADLDGDGKPEIVVRSQYSDTKGPGEQFYGANYVFAYHASGAPVRGWPVRMNSTLTFYGSAQEFITEGVNQPAVADVDGDGRDEVATGPSFGPTYLISGAGKIVKNYGPLENIAGQLSPGAVLGGALGPDVPLSFTTSGAFGRFGPFGRLGYSEAGSGALSLVAALLFPGSGQAIGNYERGYDAATALPVLGFPQGRTGLGFLGAPIITDLTGDGKAEIVDGGDTSTLHAFTGSGRQAPGFPAFTGGWTLWSPSAGDLDGDGGTDLVTTTREGYLFAWKTSGKAAANTEWWTYHHDERRTGRYGADTRAPGPLRDAARSATTLTFTAPGDDLFAGRVTSYRITAGGRTTIVSATSAANTIQRLTVPAGPITVQPVDDANNYGPPQTFN, encoded by the coding sequence ATGCGGATGCGCTCGACCGGCGCCCTTCTGGTCGCCCTCGCCCTGCTCGGCCTGCCGGCCGCCGCCGCGGGAGGCGGTTACCCCGACGACCCGTCCTACGCCCCGCTGGAGGGCGGCGGCGCGTGCTCGAAGGTCGCCGGGAACGAACAGCACGGGCTGTACTCGTTCATGCCGCGCTGCACGCCGAACGCCAAGGACCCGGAGAACGCGTCCGGCATGTCGGTGGACAAGGCATGGCGCGACTACACGACCGGGTCGCCGGCGGTGACGATCGCGTACGTCGAGGCGGGCATCAACTGGCACGGGGACGACGTCGCCGAGCTGGCCGACAAGGTCTTCCTCAACACCGGGGAGCTGCCCAAGCCGCAGGGGTCGTCCACCTACGACAAGGACGGCGACGGTGCCGTCACCGCCGCCGACTACGGCGACGACCCGCGCGTCAAGGACTCCAACGGCAACAAGCGCATCGACCCCGAAGACCTCATCGTCGCGTTCTCCAACGGCAAGGACGACGACGAGAACGGCTTCGTCGACGACATCTCAGGGTGGGACTTCTACGACCGTCAGAACGACCCCGCCACGTACGACGCCACGTACGGGCACGCCAACGACCAGATGCGGAAGGCCGCCGCGCAGACCAACAACGCGACGGCGGGGGCGGGGATCTGCCCGCGCTGCCGCGTCCTGCCGGTCCGCGCGGGCCAGGAGGCCCTGGACCGGACGGACGACCTCGCGCAGGCCTGGCTCTACGCGGCGCACATGGGCGCCAAGGTGATCGTGAGCACGACGGCCGACCTCGGTTATTCGTCGTACATGCGGCAGACCGTCGAGAAGCTGTGGCGCGAGGGCGTCGTGATGGTGGAGGCGAGCAACGACTTCGACTCCACCGATCACCAGGGCGGCATGTTCTGGCCGCACGTGGTTCCGGGGAACGGGCTGGTCGCCAACACGACGGGCAGCATCCCGGACCCGCTCGCCAACCCGTTGACGACCACGTACCGAACCCGCTCGGGCCAGACGTCGTTCGGCGCGAAGTCGATGTTCTCGGTGTCCACGCAGGGCGGTTCTACGTCGGAGTCCACGCCGACGACCGGTGGTGTGTTCGGGCTGCTTCTGTCCTACGGGCTCCAGATCGGGCATCCGCTGACCAATGAGGAGGCGATCCAGGTCCTGCGGGCGACGGCGTCCGACATCGACGATCCGTCGCTCGGCTGGCCGGGCAAACCGGGATGGGACCGCCAGTACGGGTACGGACGGCCCAACGTCGCCAAGGCCCTCGCGGCGATCAAGGCGGGCGCGGTGCCGCCCGTCGGGTCGATCACGAGTCCGGACTGGTACGCGCTGTACGACCCGTCCCAGACGGACAAGGTGGACGTCAGCGGCTATGTCGCCGCGCCGCGCTCCCCGAATTACCGGTACGAACTCCAGTGGGCGCCGGGGATCGAGCCCGGCGACAAGGCGTACGCGACGGCCGGCTCCGGCTCGGGGACGGCGCCGCACGACGGCAGGATCGGCACGCTGGACCTGTCAAGTGTCCCCGAGTCGGTGTGGAAGAAGGCGTACGGGCTGTCGTCGGACAAGGCGCTGTCGTCCACCGAGCAGTACACGGTGACGCTGCGGCTCCGCGTCTGGGACGCGGCCGGACGGATGTCCGAGGAGCGCCGCGCCATCGCCGTCCACCACGACCCGGCGCTGCGGCCCGGGTTCCCGATGAAGCTCGGGATCGGCAACGAGAGCCAGCCCGCGCTCGCCGACCTGACCGGCACCGGACGGCAGGCGATCGTCTACGGCGACGGCGACGGACGCGTCCACGCCCGCGACGGGGAGACCGGCCGCGAACTGCCCGGCTGGCCCGCCGCGACGCTGCCGACCGTCCCGCAGCACGCCTATCCGGGGATCGACCCGGGGCACGAGCCGATCGTCGCGCCGGTCGCCGTCGGGGACCTGTTCCACGACGGACGGCAGGAGGTCGTCGTCACGAGCACGACCGGGCGCACCTACGCGTTCTCGGCGTCCGGACGGCTGCTGCCGGGCTGGCCGAAGACGCTCGACACGGGCGTGACCGCGCCGCCGATCCCGCGTCCCGCGCTGCGGTACACGCGGCTCCCGGCGCGGGGCGCGACCGCGTCGCCGCTGCTCGCCGACCTGGACGGCGACGGACGGCTCGACATCGTCCAGGGCGGCTGGGACGGGCGGCTGCACGCCTGGCGGCCGGACGGCTCGTCGCTGCCCGGCTGGCCGGTGCGGGTGACGCTGGACGCACCACCGCCGTCCGGATACGTCCGGATCAATGACCAGAAGCTGCCCGGTATGCCCGCCCTCGCGGACCTGGACGGCGACGGTAAGCCCGAGATCGTCGTCCGCTCCCAGTACTCCGACACCAAGGGGCCGGGCGAGCAGTTCTACGGCGCGAACTACGTGTTCGCCTACCACGCGTCCGGCGCGCCGGTGCGCGGCTGGCCCGTGCGGATGAACTCCACGCTGACGTTCTACGGGTCCGCGCAGGAGTTCATCACCGAGGGCGTCAACCAGCCCGCCGTCGCCGACGTGGACGGCGACGGACGCGACGAGGTGGCGACCGGCCCGTCGTTCGGCCCGACCTACCTGATCTCGGGTGCCGGGAAGATCGTCAAGAACTACGGCCCGCTGGAGAACATCGCGGGACAACTGTCGCCGGGCGCGGTGCTCGGCGGCGCCCTCGGCCCGGACGTCCCGCTGTCGTTCACGACGTCCGGCGCGTTCGGCCGGTTCGGGCCGTTCGGCAGGCTCGGCTACAGCGAGGCCGGGTCGGGCGCGTTGTCGCTGGTCGCGGCGCTGCTGTTCCCCGGCAGCGGGCAGGCGATCGGGAACTACGAACGCGGCTACGACGCGGCGACGGCGCTGCCCGTCCTCGGCTTCCCGCAGGGACGGACGGGGCTCGGCTTCCTCGGCGCCCCGATCATCACCGACCTCACCGGCGACGGGAAGGCCGAGATCGTGGACGGCGGCGACACCTCGACGCTGCACGCGTTCACCGGCTCGGGCCGGCAGGCGCCGGGCTTCCCGGCGTTCACCGGCGGCTGGACGCTCTGGTCGCCGTCGGCCGGGGACCTGGACGGCGACGGCGGAACGGACCTGGTGACGACCACCCGCGAGGGCTACCTCTTCGCCTGGAAGACGTCCGGGAAGGCCGCCGCGAACACCGAGTGGTGGACCTACCACCACGACGAGCGCCGGACGGGCCGCTACGGCGCCGACACCCGCGCCCCCGGCCCGCTGCGCGACGCCGCCCGCTCCGCCACGACGCTGACCTTCACCGCGCCGGGCGACGACCTGTTCGCCGGCCGTGTGACGTCCTACCGGATCACGGCGGGGGGACGCACGACGATCGTCTCCGCGACATCGGCTGCGAACACGATCCAGCGTTTGACCGTCCCGGCGGGCCCGATAACCGTCCAGCCGGTGGACGACGCGAACAACTACGGCCCACCTCAGACATTCAACTAA
- a CDS encoding alpha/beta hydrolase — MRCSSRALRRLAGGALSLLLTAGVLPGLARPAAGDQTLPADDGARIKAETWIDSRTVDLTVTTPAIGDDEMIRVIVPPGWSPTASRTWPVVYAYQGGNDDYLSWVRGSQISDLAAQWGVLVVMPSGGKSGGFSDWWNYGKGGTPKWETFHTTEVLQLLERNYHAGTRRAALGVSSGGQGAIAYAARHRGMFTYAASFSGLLHISSAPIQWTLMLQGVTFNSDPFAVWGVPGFDDANWKAHDPYELADKLRGTELYISSGTTGLPGPLDDPSKTPPDSNLYGATGELIVGSTAKDFVARLQRLGIPATTHLYGDGWHNWNYWRRELATEWPLMMKALGAEKV; from the coding sequence ATGCGCTGCTCTTCTCGCGCTCTGCGCAGACTGGCGGGAGGCGCTCTGTCGCTCCTGCTCACGGCGGGCGTGCTGCCGGGCCTCGCCCGGCCGGCCGCCGGGGATCAGACGCTCCCGGCCGACGACGGCGCGCGGATCAAGGCGGAGACCTGGATCGATTCCCGGACCGTGGACCTCACCGTCACGACGCCCGCGATCGGGGACGACGAGATGATCCGCGTCATCGTGCCGCCGGGCTGGTCGCCGACGGCGTCCCGCACGTGGCCGGTCGTCTACGCCTACCAGGGCGGCAACGACGACTACCTGTCGTGGGTGAGAGGCAGCCAGATCTCCGATCTCGCCGCGCAGTGGGGCGTGCTCGTGGTGATGCCGTCCGGCGGTAAGTCCGGCGGGTTCTCCGACTGGTGGAACTACGGCAAGGGCGGAACCCCGAAGTGGGAGACGTTCCACACCACCGAGGTCCTCCAGCTCCTCGAACGCAATTACCACGCCGGGACGCGGCGGGCCGCGCTCGGCGTCTCCTCCGGCGGGCAGGGCGCGATCGCGTACGCGGCGCGGCATCGCGGCATGTTCACCTACGCGGCGAGTTTCAGCGGTCTGCTCCACATCTCCTCCGCTCCCATCCAGTGGACGCTGATGCTCCAGGGCGTCACGTTCAATTCCGACCCGTTCGCCGTCTGGGGCGTCCCCGGGTTCGACGACGCGAACTGGAAGGCCCACGACCCCTACGAACTCGCCGACAAGCTGCGCGGCACCGAGCTGTACATCTCCAGCGGGACGACCGGGCTCCCCGGCCCGCTGGACGACCCGTCCAAGACTCCCCCCGACTCCAATCTCTACGGCGCGACCGGCGAGCTGATCGTCGGCAGCACCGCGAAGGACTTCGTCGCCCGGCTGCAGCGGCTCGGCATCCCCGCGACGACGCATCTGTACGGAGACGGCTGGCACAACTGGAACTACTGGCGCCGGGAGCTGGCGACCGAATGGCCGCTGATGATGAAGGCACTCGGCGCGGAAAAGGTGTGA
- a CDS encoding RNA polymerase sigma factor, translating to MEPIRHDAGPRLKSFEPLPEEPGRDDGALLRQIAQGDRAALVAVYERHAAVVLSHLVLLTGDHGLSEEILQDTMLAVWRGAGRFRGESSVRSWIIAIARRQYRDRQRRKRPKVVGQEVLADRPSSEPGPEQKALDRVSARTVMETIGKLAPHHREVLGLVFGSGLSLREAAEVLDVPVGTVKSRLSAARAALVRSMPERGFAS from the coding sequence GTGGAGCCCATCCGACATGACGCCGGACCCCGACTCAAGAGCTTCGAACCCTTACCCGAGGAGCCCGGGCGCGACGACGGGGCACTCCTCCGGCAGATCGCGCAGGGGGACCGGGCCGCGCTGGTGGCCGTCTACGAGCGGCACGCGGCGGTCGTCCTGTCGCACCTCGTCCTGCTCACGGGGGACCACGGGCTGAGCGAGGAGATCCTCCAGGACACGATGCTGGCCGTCTGGCGCGGCGCGGGACGGTTCCGGGGCGAGTCGTCGGTGCGGTCGTGGATCATCGCGATCGCCCGCCGGCAGTACCGGGACCGGCAGCGCCGCAAACGGCCGAAGGTCGTCGGGCAGGAGGTGCTGGCCGACCGTCCGTCCTCGGAACCGGGGCCGGAGCAGAAGGCGCTGGACCGGGTCTCGGCCCGGACGGTGATGGAGACGATCGGGAAGCTGGCGCCGCACCACCGGGAGGTGCTGGGCCTCGTCTTCGGGAGCGGCCTGTCGCTCCGCGAGGCCGCGGAGGTGCTCGACGTCCCCGTCGGGACGGTCAAGAGCCGCCTGTCCGCCGCCCGCGCCGCCCTCGTTCGCTCGATGCCCGAGAGGGGATTCGCATCATGA